A genomic stretch from Amycolatopsis sp. 195334CR includes:
- a CDS encoding amidohydrolase family protein, with protein sequence MDLVISGARIADGTGAPLETGDVGIDGGRVAAIGAPGSLSGGRRIDATGLVLSPGFIDMHSHSDIQVLAEPDHLAKVSQGVTTEVLGQDGLSYAPVDDATLAALRAQLAGWNDDPPGFDWNWRSVGEYLDRLDRGIAVNAAYLIPQGSVRMLAVGFDDRPATEDELNRMRELLVTGLDEGAVGMSSGLTYTPGMYASTEELVDLCAVVGRHGGYYSPHHRSYGAGALEAFAEMVDVSRRSGCPLHLAHATMNFSVNKGRAPELLALLDDALADGCDISLDTYPYLPGATYLSALLPSWSAEGGLEATLNRLADPGTRERIRVEIEETGSDGAHGVPIDWEAIEINGVRNPDNAHLVGHSVAESARRAGRPTAELYFDVLISERLGTSCLMHVGHEENVQAIMRHVTHTGGSDGLLVGARPHPRAWGTFPRYLARYVRELGVLDLADCVAHLTGRAAKRLRLADRGLVREGHAADLVLFDPDAVADTATFDEPRQRADGIPYVFVNGVAAIDDGRATGALAGHSLRKRESTTT encoded by the coding sequence ATGGACCTCGTGATCAGCGGCGCGCGGATCGCCGACGGCACCGGCGCACCACTCGAAACCGGTGACGTGGGGATCGACGGCGGCCGCGTCGCGGCGATCGGCGCGCCCGGTTCGCTCAGCGGCGGCCGGAGGATCGACGCCACCGGACTGGTGCTCTCGCCAGGGTTCATCGACATGCACTCCCATTCCGACATCCAGGTGCTGGCCGAACCGGACCACCTCGCCAAGGTGTCCCAGGGCGTGACCACCGAGGTGCTCGGGCAGGACGGGCTGTCCTACGCCCCGGTCGACGACGCGACGCTGGCCGCCCTGCGCGCCCAGCTCGCCGGGTGGAACGACGACCCGCCCGGCTTCGACTGGAACTGGCGCTCGGTCGGCGAGTACCTCGACCGGCTGGACCGGGGCATCGCGGTGAACGCGGCGTACCTGATCCCGCAGGGCTCGGTGCGCATGCTGGCGGTCGGCTTCGACGACCGCCCGGCCACCGAGGACGAGCTGAACCGGATGCGCGAACTGCTGGTCACCGGGCTGGACGAGGGCGCGGTCGGCATGTCCTCGGGGCTGACCTACACCCCGGGCATGTACGCGAGCACCGAGGAACTGGTGGACCTGTGCGCCGTGGTCGGGCGGCACGGCGGGTACTACAGCCCGCACCACCGCAGCTACGGCGCCGGTGCGCTGGAGGCGTTCGCCGAGATGGTCGACGTGTCGCGGCGCTCGGGCTGCCCGCTGCACCTCGCGCACGCCACGATGAACTTCTCGGTGAACAAGGGCCGCGCGCCGGAGTTGCTGGCGCTGCTGGACGACGCGCTCGCCGACGGCTGCGACATCTCGCTCGACACCTACCCCTACCTGCCGGGCGCCACCTACCTGTCCGCGCTGCTGCCGAGCTGGTCGGCCGAAGGCGGCCTGGAGGCGACGCTGAACCGGCTGGCCGACCCGGGCACCCGCGAGCGGATCCGCGTCGAGATCGAGGAGACCGGTTCGGACGGCGCCCACGGCGTGCCGATCGACTGGGAGGCCATCGAGATCAACGGCGTGCGCAACCCCGACAACGCGCACCTGGTCGGGCACAGCGTGGCCGAGTCCGCGCGCCGCGCCGGGCGCCCGACCGCCGAGCTGTACTTCGACGTGCTGATCTCCGAACGCCTCGGCACCTCCTGCCTGATGCACGTCGGGCACGAGGAGAACGTGCAGGCGATCATGCGGCACGTCACGCACACCGGCGGCAGCGACGGGCTGCTCGTCGGCGCGCGCCCGCACCCGCGGGCCTGGGGGACCTTCCCCCGCTACCTCGCCAGGTACGTCCGCGAACTGGGCGTGCTGGACCTCGCCGACTGCGTCGCGCACCTCACCGGGCGCGCGGCGAAGCGCCTGCGCCTGGCCGATCGCGGTCTGGTGCGCGAAGGGCACGCGGCGGACCTGGTGCTGTTCGACCCCGACGCGGTCGCCGACACCGCCACCTTCGACGAACCCCGGCAGCGGGCGGACGGCATCCCGTACGTCTTCGTCAACGGGGTCGCCGCCATCGACGACGGCCGCGCCACCGGCGCGCTCGCCGGGCATTCACTCCGCAAGCGAGAAAGCACGACCACATGA
- a CDS encoding amino acid deaminase: MSCEINEAALGSARNETVDWRFKSIPAALSGRRIGDAAAAKPDLFTDGFLGPVVVLAEDALAHNLREMATWCAGHGVELAPHGKTTMAPALFARQIEHGAWGITAANAGQLRVYRAFGVSRVLLANQLVDPAALAWLAAELDADPAFEFTCWADSTAGVAQMSAALNGTRPVDVLVELGADGGRTGARDRATAIAVAEAVHASPALRLAGVAGYEGALAHDASEASQARVKSYVDDLRELAVDLHGRGLFADVDEIIVTAGGSAYFDQVAEGITTGWPAGIKVRPVLRSGAYLTHDDGFYRGISPLGEHPRTTGAEPFRSALRAWAQVTSKPSSELALLTMGKRDASFDEGLPEPQLRRGPDDRVDALTGHTVTAMNDQHTFLALPPGSPVAVGDWIGFGLSHPCTVFDKWPLLPVVDADGRTVVDFVRTYF, from the coding sequence GTGAGCTGCGAGATCAACGAGGCCGCACTCGGGAGCGCCCGGAACGAGACCGTCGACTGGCGATTCAAGTCGATCCCGGCCGCGTTGTCCGGCCGCCGGATCGGTGACGCCGCGGCGGCCAAACCGGACCTGTTCACCGACGGCTTCCTCGGCCCGGTCGTGGTGCTGGCGGAGGACGCGCTCGCGCACAACCTGCGCGAGATGGCCACCTGGTGCGCCGGGCACGGCGTGGAACTGGCACCGCACGGGAAAACCACGATGGCACCCGCGTTGTTCGCCCGCCAGATCGAGCACGGCGCGTGGGGCATCACCGCGGCGAACGCCGGCCAGCTGCGGGTCTACCGCGCGTTCGGCGTCTCGCGGGTGCTGCTGGCCAACCAGCTGGTGGACCCGGCCGCGCTGGCCTGGCTGGCCGCCGAACTGGACGCCGACCCGGCGTTCGAGTTCACCTGCTGGGCCGATTCGACCGCCGGGGTGGCGCAGATGAGCGCCGCACTCAACGGGACGCGGCCGGTGGACGTGCTGGTGGAGCTGGGCGCCGACGGCGGCCGCACCGGCGCGCGCGACCGCGCCACCGCGATCGCCGTGGCCGAGGCCGTGCACGCCAGCCCGGCGCTGCGCCTGGCCGGGGTCGCCGGGTACGAGGGCGCGCTGGCGCACGACGCCAGCGAAGCCAGCCAGGCCCGGGTGAAGTCCTATGTGGACGACCTGCGCGAGCTGGCGGTGGACCTGCACGGACGCGGGCTGTTCGCCGACGTCGACGAGATCATCGTGACCGCGGGCGGCAGCGCCTACTTCGACCAGGTCGCCGAGGGCATCACCACCGGCTGGCCGGCCGGGATCAAGGTTCGCCCGGTGTTGCGCAGCGGCGCCTACCTGACCCACGACGACGGCTTCTACCGCGGCATCTCCCCGCTGGGCGAGCACCCGCGCACCACCGGCGCCGAGCCGTTCCGGTCCGCGTTGCGCGCCTGGGCCCAGGTGACCTCGAAGCCGTCGAGCGAACTGGCGCTGCTCACCATGGGCAAGCGCGACGCCTCCTTCGACGAAGGACTGCCCGAGCCCCAGCTCCGCCGCGGCCCCGACGACCGGGTGGACGCGCTGACCGGGCACACCGTCACCGCGATGAACGACCAGCACACCTTTCTCGCGCTGCCGCCCGGTTCCCCGGTCGCGGTCGGCGACTGGATCGGGTTCGGGCTCTCGCACCCGTGCACGGTGTTCGACAAATGGCCGCTCCTCCCCGTCGTGGACGCCGACGGCCGCACGGTCGTCGACTTCGTCCGCACCTACTTCTAA
- a CDS encoding sugar kinase, protein MALFVPGEAGPPHHVRTWQRTIGGAESNVACHLAALGLRSRWASAVGDDPFGRALLEEIAAAGVDVGGAVVDPARPTGLYVKESSSGGSPVRYYRTGSAASAMGPDLLAGLDLGAVGVIHLSGITPALSATCAALVREVLALPRAGTRVSFDLNYRPKLWSGRDPGAELAALARQADIVLAGDDEAEIVWGSGDPGVLRKRLPEPETLVIKHGARGATLLEGDREPVFAPALAVDVVEPVGAGDAFAAGFLAATLRGEDPLTRLRSGHLQAASTLRTHDDVGPPLPRDVVAGLLTADERTWAATRLTDEGVVRA, encoded by the coding sequence ATGGCGCTTTTTGTCCCTGGTGAAGCCGGGCCACCGCACCACGTGCGGACCTGGCAGCGCACGATCGGCGGCGCGGAGTCCAATGTGGCCTGCCACCTCGCCGCACTCGGCCTGCGCAGCCGCTGGGCCAGCGCGGTCGGCGACGACCCGTTCGGGCGCGCGCTGCTGGAGGAGATCGCGGCCGCGGGCGTGGACGTCGGTGGCGCGGTCGTCGACCCGGCGCGGCCGACCGGGCTGTACGTCAAGGAGAGCAGTTCCGGCGGCAGCCCGGTGCGCTACTACCGGACCGGTTCGGCGGCCTCGGCGATGGGCCCGGACCTGCTGGCGGGCCTCGACCTCGGCGCGGTCGGGGTGATCCACCTGAGCGGGATCACCCCGGCGCTGTCGGCCACCTGCGCCGCGCTCGTGCGCGAGGTGCTGGCCCTGCCGCGGGCGGGCACGCGCGTCTCGTTCGACCTGAACTACCGCCCGAAGCTCTGGTCCGGCCGCGACCCCGGCGCCGAACTGGCCGCGCTCGCGCGCCAGGCCGACATCGTGCTCGCGGGCGACGACGAGGCCGAAATCGTCTGGGGGAGCGGGGATCCCGGGGTGCTGCGCAAGCGCCTGCCGGAACCGGAGACCCTGGTGATCAAGCACGGCGCGCGTGGCGCCACCCTGCTCGAAGGCGATCGCGAACCGGTGTTCGCGCCCGCGCTGGCGGTGGACGTGGTCGAGCCGGTCGGCGCCGGTGACGCCTTCGCCGCCGGGTTCCTCGCCGCCACCCTGCGCGGGGAGGACCCGCTGACCCGGCTGCGCTCCGGCCACCTCCAGGCGGCCTCTACGCTGCGCACGCACGACGACGTGGGGCCGCCGCTGCCCCGCGACGTGGTCGCCGGCCTGCTCACCGCCGACGAGCGGACCTGGGCGGCGACCCGGCTGACCGACGAGGGAGTGGTGCGCGCATGA
- a CDS encoding IclR family transcriptional regulator yields the protein MSQSLDRALTLLAGMAKEHKTLDQLAEEVGVHKSTVLRLLRTLEQHHFVRRDGTRYYRLGTALFDLANQALEGYDVRRAAQPALSALNARTGHTVHLASYDDGEVVYIDKYEGRHSVRMYSRVGKRAPLHCTAVGKVLVASFPRDRRHEVAHRIDYVRMTANTISSAAGYLAELEQVERRGYAVDNAEHEDFIHCIAAPVRGAGGEVLAAASLSVPKVLLDYEGLLALVPDLVSAAEDASIHSGWTGARNTEG from the coding sequence ATGAGCCAGAGCCTGGACCGGGCGCTCACCCTGCTGGCCGGGATGGCCAAGGAGCACAAGACCCTCGACCAGCTCGCCGAGGAGGTCGGCGTGCACAAGTCGACCGTGCTGCGGTTGCTGCGCACGCTGGAGCAGCACCACTTCGTCCGCCGCGACGGCACGCGGTACTACCGGCTCGGCACCGCGTTGTTCGACCTGGCCAACCAGGCGCTGGAGGGCTACGACGTCCGCCGCGCCGCGCAGCCCGCGCTGTCCGCGCTCAACGCGCGCACCGGGCACACCGTGCACCTGGCCAGCTACGACGACGGCGAGGTGGTCTACATCGACAAGTACGAGGGCCGTCATTCGGTGCGGATGTACTCGCGCGTGGGCAAACGCGCGCCGCTGCACTGCACCGCGGTGGGCAAGGTGCTGGTCGCCTCGTTCCCCAGGGACCGGCGGCATGAGGTGGCTCACCGCATCGACTACGTGCGGATGACCGCGAATACGATTTCCTCGGCGGCCGGTTACCTGGCCGAACTGGAGCAGGTCGAACGCCGCGGGTACGCGGTCGACAACGCCGAGCACGAGGACTTCATCCACTGCATCGCCGCGCCGGTGCGCGGTGCGGGCGGCGAGGTGCTGGCCGCGGCCAGCCTGTCGGTGCCCAAGGTGCTGCTGGACTACGAAGGACTGCTCGCGCTGGTACCGGACCTGGTCTCGGCCGCCGAGGATGCGTCCATCCACAGTGGATGGACGGGAGCGAGGAACACGGAAGGATGA
- a CDS encoding RidA family protein, whose protein sequence is MGKVAISTENAPTPVANFAQAVRKGNILQLAGQVAFEPGTNKIVGDSVGEQTRQTFKNLTAVLEAAGASWDDVVMTRAYLTDTAHFAEFNETYNELIGEPAFPARTTVYVGLPAGLLVEIDLLAVIGD, encoded by the coding sequence ATGGGCAAGGTCGCGATCAGCACGGAGAACGCCCCCACGCCGGTGGCGAACTTCGCGCAGGCCGTTCGGAAGGGGAACATCCTGCAGCTGGCCGGCCAGGTCGCCTTCGAACCCGGGACGAACAAGATCGTCGGGGATTCGGTCGGCGAGCAGACCCGGCAGACGTTCAAGAACCTCACCGCCGTGCTGGAGGCGGCCGGGGCGAGCTGGGACGACGTGGTGATGACGCGGGCGTACCTGACCGACACCGCGCACTTCGCGGAGTTCAACGAGACCTACAACGAACTCATCGGCGAACCCGCCTTCCCGGCCCGCACCACGGTCTACGTGGGCCTGCCGGCCGGCCTGCTGGTCGAAATCGACCTGCTCGCCGTCATCGGCGACTGA
- a CDS encoding 1-aminocyclopropane-1-carboxylate deaminase, whose amino-acid sequence MSLDSFPRHPLLFGPSPVHRLDRLTAHLGGAEIWAKREDVNSGLAYGGNKTRKLEYLVADALATGADTLLSIGGVQSNHTRQVAAAAARTGLKAVLVQESWVDWKDPGYDRVGNIQLSRLMGADVRLVDAGFGIGFKESWERAIAEIEAGGGKPYAIPAGASDHRLGGLGFANWMVEVEAQERELGVHFDTIVVCSVTGSTQAGMIAGAALGERPRRIIGIDASAKPAETRAQVDRIAKATASLIGTPREPAEVILDERYHAGIYGVPDESTVDAMRTAGRLEGMITDPVYEGKSMAGLIDLVARGEIPKDSKVLYAHLGGQPALSAYSELP is encoded by the coding sequence ATGTCCCTCGACTCGTTCCCCCGCCACCCGCTGCTGTTCGGCCCGTCGCCGGTGCACCGGCTCGACCGGCTCACCGCGCACCTCGGCGGCGCCGAGATCTGGGCCAAGCGCGAGGACGTCAACTCCGGCCTCGCCTACGGCGGCAACAAGACGCGCAAGCTGGAGTACCTGGTCGCCGACGCGCTCGCGACGGGGGCCGACACGCTGCTCTCGATCGGCGGGGTGCAGTCCAACCACACCAGGCAGGTGGCCGCGGCCGCCGCGCGCACCGGGCTGAAAGCCGTGCTGGTGCAGGAAAGCTGGGTCGACTGGAAGGACCCGGGGTACGACCGGGTGGGCAACATCCAGCTCTCGCGGCTGATGGGCGCGGACGTCCGGCTGGTCGACGCCGGGTTCGGCATCGGGTTCAAGGAGAGCTGGGAACGGGCGATCGCCGAGATCGAGGCGGGCGGCGGCAAGCCGTACGCCATCCCGGCCGGGGCGTCGGACCACCGGCTCGGCGGGCTCGGGTTCGCGAACTGGATGGTCGAAGTCGAGGCGCAGGAACGGGAACTGGGCGTGCACTTCGACACGATCGTGGTCTGCTCGGTGACCGGCAGCACGCAGGCGGGCATGATCGCCGGCGCCGCGCTGGGCGAGCGGCCGCGCCGGATCATCGGCATCGACGCTTCGGCGAAGCCCGCCGAAACCCGGGCGCAGGTGGACCGGATCGCGAAGGCGACCGCCTCGCTGATCGGCACCCCGCGCGAACCGGCCGAGGTGATCCTCGACGAGCGGTACCACGCCGGGATCTACGGCGTGCCGGACGAGTCCACTGTGGACGCCATGCGCACGGCGGGGCGGCTGGAGGGGATGATCACCGACCCGGTGTACGAGGGCAAGTCGATGGCGGGCCTGATCGATCTGGTCGCCCGCGGCGAAATCCCCAAGGACTCGAAGGTGCTGTACGCGCACCTGGGCGGGCAGCCCGCTTTGAGCGCGTACAGCGAACTGCCGTGA
- a CDS encoding GntR family transcriptional regulator translates to MSNLKPVRRVLLRDEAYELLRRAIIVGELAPGQQLREHDLAAELGLSRAPVRQALTRLTAEGLVESKPQSFTRVAPLESDDVRDALELTRALHEFAVRTARLGPAHLDRMRAANAKFAAAIEAREVDAAIEADDEFHEVPVEACGNRAVAETLDRYTPLLRRLERARFASLPAHRSVRRHEQLIEACAAGDTAEATRITGRIWAELGDLMAAGEES, encoded by the coding sequence GTGAGCAACCTGAAGCCGGTTCGCCGGGTATTGCTGCGCGATGAGGCGTATGAGCTCCTGCGGCGCGCGATCATCGTCGGGGAGCTGGCGCCCGGGCAGCAGTTGCGCGAGCACGACCTGGCCGCCGAGCTGGGTCTCTCCCGCGCACCGGTGCGGCAGGCGCTGACCAGGCTGACCGCCGAAGGGCTCGTCGAGTCGAAGCCGCAGAGCTTCACCAGGGTCGCGCCGCTGGAAAGCGACGACGTGCGCGACGCGCTCGAACTCACCAGGGCGCTGCACGAGTTCGCCGTGCGGACCGCCCGGCTCGGCCCCGCGCACCTGGACCGGATGCGCGCGGCCAACGCGAAGTTCGCCGCCGCCATCGAAGCCCGTGAGGTCGACGCGGCGATCGAGGCGGACGACGAGTTCCACGAGGTCCCGGTCGAAGCCTGCGGGAACCGCGCGGTGGCCGAGACGCTCGACCGCTACACCCCCCTGCTGCGCCGCCTCGAACGCGCGCGGTTCGCGAGCCTGCCCGCGCACCGGTCGGTCCGGCGGCACGAACAGCTCATCGAAGCCTGCGCGGCCGGTGACACCGCCGAAGCCACCCGGATCACCGGCCGCATCTGGGCCGAACTCGGCGACCTGATGGCCGCCGGAGAGGAAAGCTGA
- a CDS encoding DUF1844 domain-containing protein, whose protein sequence is MSDNAGHQPQNSPGTDADGIRELETIPSVEVISRAAVMLMSAGAERLGLADEDPDTSPRRDLDEARRLITALAGLVTSSAEYLGAHAGPLRDGLQSLQKAFRESSAVPDAPGQGPGEKYTGPVH, encoded by the coding sequence GTGTCGGACAACGCTGGACACCAGCCTCAGAATTCCCCCGGAACGGACGCCGACGGCATCCGCGAGCTCGAGACCATCCCCAGTGTAGAGGTGATCAGCCGGGCCGCGGTGATGCTGATGTCGGCCGGCGCCGAACGCCTCGGCCTCGCCGACGAGGACCCGGACACCAGCCCGCGCCGCGACCTCGACGAGGCGCGGCGGCTGATCACCGCGCTGGCCGGGCTGGTCACGTCGTCGGCGGAGTACCTCGGCGCGCACGCAGGCCCGCTGCGCGACGGGCTGCAGTCACTGCAGAAGGCCTTCCGCGAGTCCTCGGCCGTGCCGGACGCGCCCGGTCAGGGCCCCGGCGAGAAGTACACCGGCCCCGTGCACTGA
- the infC gene encoding translation initiation factor IF-3, with translation MWAPGRTSRAEHYSDQGGPISSETRINERIRVPEVRLVGPNGEQVGIVRIEDALRLAQEADLDLVEVAPQARPPVAKLMDFGKFKYESAQKARESRRNQQLTVIKEQKLRPKIDQHDYETKKGHVSRFLAAGNKVKVTIMFRGREQSRPELGFRLLQKLADDVQELGFVESSPKQDGRNMIMVLAPHKNVKPQKAQAKAKEAEAEAADS, from the coding sequence ATGTGGGCACCAGGTCGAACGAGCAGAGCAGAACATTACTCGGACCAAGGAGGCCCCATCAGCTCCGAGACGCGCATCAACGAGCGCATCCGCGTTCCCGAGGTCCGGCTGGTCGGACCCAACGGGGAGCAGGTCGGCATCGTCCGCATAGAGGACGCACTCCGGCTCGCCCAGGAAGCGGACCTGGACCTCGTCGAGGTCGCCCCGCAGGCACGACCGCCGGTCGCCAAGCTCATGGACTTCGGCAAGTTCAAGTACGAGAGCGCCCAGAAGGCCCGCGAGTCGCGCCGCAACCAGCAGCTGACCGTCATCAAAGAGCAGAAGCTGCGCCCGAAGATCGACCAGCACGACTACGAGACGAAGAAGGGCCACGTGTCCCGCTTCCTCGCGGCTGGTAACAAGGTCAAGGTCACGATCATGTTCCGTGGCCGGGAGCAGTCCAGGCCGGAGCTCGGCTTCCGCCTGCTGCAGAAGCTGGCCGACGACGTCCAGGAGCTCGGCTTCGTGGAGTCCTCGCCCAAGCAGGACGGCCGCAACATGATCATGGTGCTGGCGCCGCACAAGAACGTGAAGCCGCAGAAGGCGCAGGCGAAGGCCAAGGAAGCCGAAGCCGAAGCCGCGGATTCCTGA
- the rpmI gene encoding 50S ribosomal protein L35, with protein MPKNKTHSGTSKRVRVTGTGKIRRQKAGRRHLMEKKASKVTRRLEGTTELAKADVSRVKRLLGR; from the coding sequence ATGCCCAAGAACAAGACGCACAGCGGGACGTCCAAGCGAGTCCGCGTCACCGGCACCGGCAAGATCCGCCGTCAGAAGGCCGGCCGCCGTCACCTGATGGAGAAGAAGGCCAGCAAGGTGACCCGCCGCCTCGAAGGCACCACCGAGCTGGCCAAGGCCGACGTCAGCCGCGTCAAGCGCCTCCTCGGCCGCTGA
- the rplT gene encoding 50S ribosomal protein L20 has translation MARVKRAVNAKKKRRTTLELASGYRGQRSRLYRKAKEQTLHSLNYAYRDRRARKGDFRQLWITRINAAARANGVTYNRFIQGLKAAGVEVDRKILADLAVNDAAAFTALAELAKQNVTTGEEKKSA, from the coding sequence GTGGCACGCGTCAAGCGGGCGGTGAACGCCAAGAAGAAGCGTCGCACAACTCTCGAACTGGCCAGCGGTTACCGGGGTCAGCGCTCCCGGCTCTACCGCAAGGCCAAGGAGCAGACGCTTCACTCCCTGAACTACGCCTACCGGGACCGCCGTGCCCGCAAGGGTGACTTCCGCCAGCTGTGGATCACCCGCATCAACGCGGCCGCCCGGGCGAACGGTGTGACCTACAACCGGTTCATCCAGGGCCTCAAGGCCGCCGGTGTCGAGGTCGACCGCAAGATCCTCGCGGACCTCGCGGTCAACGACGCCGCCGCCTTCACCGCGCTGGCCGAGCTGGCCAAGCAGAACGTGACGACCGGCGAAGAGAAGAAGTCGGCCTGA
- a CDS encoding RNA methyltransferase: MNQRPGDGPPALSGHRTPRVVAARRLTSRAGRTEAGRFLAEGAQAVREALAHGTVHELFVTEAAGDKHPELVASAADAGARISPITQRAAEMLSETVSPQGLVAVCELVDVPLAEALSGAPRLVAVLAGIADPGNAGTVLRVADAAGADAVVFAGDTVDPHNGKCVRASTGSLFHLPVSRERDVATAIEACRAAGLRVFAADGYAEAGLESADDLAEPSAWVLGNEAHGLSAEVLALADRGIRVPIYGKAESLNLATAASLCLYASAMAAHR, translated from the coding sequence GTGAACCAGCGACCCGGGGACGGTCCGCCCGCACTGTCGGGCCACAGGACCCCCCGGGTCGTTGCTGCGCGCAGGCTCACTTCCCGCGCCGGCCGCACCGAGGCGGGCCGGTTCCTCGCCGAGGGCGCCCAGGCGGTGCGCGAGGCGCTCGCGCACGGGACCGTGCACGAGTTGTTCGTCACCGAAGCCGCCGGGGACAAGCACCCCGAACTGGTCGCTTCGGCGGCGGACGCGGGTGCGCGGATCTCGCCGATCACCCAGCGCGCGGCCGAGATGCTCTCGGAAACCGTGTCGCCGCAGGGGCTCGTCGCGGTCTGCGAACTGGTCGACGTGCCGCTCGCCGAGGCGTTGTCGGGCGCGCCACGCCTGGTCGCGGTGCTCGCGGGCATCGCCGACCCCGGCAACGCGGGCACCGTGCTGCGGGTGGCCGACGCCGCCGGTGCGGACGCGGTGGTCTTCGCCGGGGACACGGTCGACCCGCACAACGGCAAGTGCGTGCGTGCCTCCACCGGCAGCCTGTTCCACCTCCCGGTGTCGCGTGAGCGGGACGTCGCCACCGCGATCGAGGCCTGCCGGGCGGCCGGGCTCCGGGTGTTCGCCGCCGACGGGTACGCCGAGGCAGGCCTGGAGTCCGCCGACGACCTCGCCGAACCGTCGGCGTGGGTGCTCGGCAACGAGGCGCACGGGCTGTCCGCCGAGGTGCTCGCGCTCGCCGACCGGGGCATCCGGGTGCCGATCTACGGCAAGGCCGAGAGCCTCAATCTGGCCACCGCGGCGAGCTTGTGCCTCTACGCCAGCGCGATGGCGGCACACCGTTAG
- the pheS gene encoding phenylalanine--tRNA ligase subunit alpha, which yields MSEANDSQEPATAGALAPETLQAAVKSADTDFAAAADLDALAASKPAHLGDNSPLMLARREIGGLPKQEKAEAGKRVNEARQAIQGAFDARRATLQVERDERVLREEAVDVTLPWEKVQAGARHPMTTLAERVADVFVGMGYEVAEGPELEAEWFNFDALNFGKDHPARQMQDTFYVGQEDSGLVLRTHTSPVQARTLLHRDLPVYVVCPGRTYRTDELDSTHTPVFHQVEGLAVDKGITMAHLKGTLDAFARAMFGERSKTRLRPHFFPFTEPSAEVDVWFEEKKGGPGWVEWGGCGMVNPNVLRACGVDPEVYSGFAFGMGLERTLQFRNGIPDMRDMVEGDVRFTLPFGTEA from the coding sequence ATGTCCGAAGCCAACGACAGCCAGGAGCCGGCCACCGCCGGCGCGCTGGCCCCGGAAACCCTGCAGGCCGCCGTCAAGTCCGCGGACACGGACTTCGCCGCGGCGGCGGACCTCGACGCCCTCGCCGCGAGCAAGCCGGCGCACCTGGGTGATAACTCCCCGCTGATGCTGGCCCGCCGCGAGATCGGCGGCCTGCCCAAGCAGGAGAAGGCCGAGGCGGGCAAGCGGGTCAACGAGGCCAGGCAGGCCATCCAGGGCGCCTTCGACGCGCGCCGCGCCACGCTGCAGGTCGAGCGGGACGAGCGCGTGCTGCGCGAAGAGGCCGTCGACGTGACGCTGCCGTGGGAGAAGGTGCAGGCGGGCGCCCGGCACCCGATGACCACGCTCGCCGAGCGGGTCGCCGACGTTTTCGTCGGCATGGGCTACGAGGTCGCCGAAGGCCCCGAGCTGGAAGCCGAGTGGTTCAACTTCGACGCGCTGAACTTCGGCAAGGACCACCCCGCGCGGCAGATGCAGGACACGTTCTACGTCGGCCAGGAGGACTCCGGCCTGGTGCTGCGGACGCACACCTCGCCGGTGCAGGCCAGGACGCTGCTGCACCGCGACCTGCCGGTGTACGTGGTCTGCCCGGGCCGCACCTACCGCACCGACGAACTGGACTCCACCCACACCCCGGTGTTCCACCAGGTCGAGGGCCTCGCGGTGGACAAGGGCATCACCATGGCCCACCTCAAGGGCACGCTGGACGCCTTCGCGCGCGCCATGTTCGGCGAGCGCTCGAAGACCAGGCTGCGCCCGCACTTCTTCCCGTTCACCGAGCCCTCGGCCGAGGTGGACGTGTGGTTCGAGGAGAAGAAGGGCGGCCCCGGCTGGGTCGAGTGGGGCGGCTGCGGCATGGTCAACCCCAACGTGCTGCGGGCCTGCGGGGTGGACCCCGAGGTCTACTCCGGCTTCGCCTTCGGCATGGGCCTGGAGCGCACCCTGCAGTTCCGCAACGGCATCCCGGACATGCGCGACATGGTCGAGGGCGACGTCCGGTTCACCCTTCCCTTCGGAACGGAGGCGTAG